The Magnolia sinica isolate HGM2019 chromosome 9, MsV1, whole genome shotgun sequence sequence AGTGAGATCAAGATAAAAACTAAAAATTACAACTATGGTCGACCTGATATGTGAGCATAGGCGGAGGGATTCTAAGTTAAGTTCTTCTTTCATATCCGATTCATAGGCATAGATGAAAGGGAATTACGATTACAAGTTATATCTAATGGTCGGTTCCGTGTATGCGTAGGAACGAACTTGAACTACACCTAATGCTATGGGTACGAGGTTGATGAGTGGTGAAGAATCTAACCTATGATACAAAACGTTGCACCGGTAGAGTTGTTCATTGGATTAAGGATTCAGCTTCTTTCTTCAAATCTGCTTTTACTATGTATAACTTTTTTCCTGGAGAGGTATGAGCATAGCTGCTTATCCACATGGCGTTATCGCGTGTAACCAGCTGAGAAAGAGCGGTTACTCTTCTTTGATCATAATTTTGTCTTCGTTAGATGCTAGACACATACTCCAGCGCCGATGTGGCCACAATGGCTCCTCGACCTTATTCAAAAATAGCCTAAACATCAAGGCAAATCCGTAAAAATGACATGTCCTTTATCTTTTTGACGCATGCTCTCCAAATAACTTTTGTGCCATATGGCTCATTCTGCATCGTTGATTTGGTCCACCAAATTCTAGTACAAACACAATGCAAATTTATTTATGTATATTTAAATTATATGCACTACTTGTAACTTTATCTATATAAAGAGGAATGCCTAAACTACTTGGGGTAAggcaaaataataagaaaaaaataaatcaatgcaTTAGGTTATTACCTTTCTATTGCTATTCAATTTAGACATGCAGCCACATGTGTAACGAATGCCCTAATTTCGATTAAACGTATGTGGGTACGATAAGTGTTGGGTATGCTAGAGATGTATTCAACTCGAATTAAACTGAATGCTTGTGACCCCGGGCACTGAAATATACCGATTAAGACCAGATCTATAAAGAtccgccgtccattcatttattaATTAGTAGAGTGATTAGATGATTTGCGAACGAGTGGGGGGAGGGGTTTAGTTCTTCAAATGAATTCTTTTTGCCTTGAAAATaagaactctttttttttttttttaacaatgatAATAGCTTAATCGTGTTtctcaacaaaaataataaagacAGAAAAACTAAAAAAGTAGTTAATGCTGATTTTATTTATGTAGAAGTAGATAAAGTATAATcaacaaaagaaaattaagaaaaagaGATTACCAACGGTCTAAGCAGGCGAAAAAACTGTTATCTTGACGATTTTCTgaacctttttatttatttatttatttacacacaCACCTGACACACATACACCACGCACGATTTTCTGAACTTGGATTATTATGAGAAAAACCAAACAATCATGAGAAAAACCAAACGACCATTAGACGATCATGGTGTATGGTCAGCAAGTCATGATCAAGAAATTACTAATTAAGTTAGAAATCAGCAATTTGGAGGATCCGACAACCAGGTTGTGGATATATAAACTAAACTAATCGGCTTTCTGTAGCGGTGCACTGGATAGAAGCGAAAATTAAAGTAGAAACTATACTAAAGGCTCCGAGCTTGCTGCTAACATAGTGTTGGACAGAAGTGGAGTTAGATTTGAGATTAAACTAATTGATATGGGTGGATTTTCACTGCTTTGGATTTCCATAAACCCTTGAAAACCTTCGATGTGACTAACTTACGTTGTCGCTTATTGACCCTTGACACTCGAAGTGGGCCTATACATGGGTGATACcggtaaagaaccgtacaaatttgattaatcaaccgtaaaaAGTCAACGAATCCACCCAATCACTTAAGCACCGAGTATAACCTCCTGATTTGTTtgtatagggcccaaatctagtcgACCTATTACTAACTAATCAAAAtgaccacaactaaattaaagatctacccaaagccaagACAACTTGGGGTCAAATCGTAATTAACAAAATAAAGTGACCCAAATATCCATATAGCCTACGAACAAacagtttagagtgattatgactgaATCGCCGTTTTCActaattgcgaataggccacactatgaatatagttaattGAAACTCTAATCAGTGCGCACAGGAAATCttgctacctaattcattccataaATGTCTTGATTTTCCAAACGAGCTcggaccactcgttagtgggtcactagtttCGAAATTATAAAGCAATGTCTGTCTTACTAGGCTTTTTTGGGAAGGGCTCAAATGGGCCATAGTCAACACATGCTGTTACAACTAACCCAACTAATCTCATAACCATTGTCTTTCTCGTACAACCATTCTCATCATCCCAAACAAATATGCCCCACCTTATCATATCGCAATTGCTTCTCCATCAATCATCTTCCATTTGCATGATGGATGAGGCCCACACTTACCCATTAGCAGATGATCAGAACTATCTGTCTACCGGACAGTAACATGGATGCTATATGGTCCAAATGCTGCACATTGATTAGTGGCATTTGAAGGTTGGAAATGAACCCACCAAGGGCCCACTTTCAAAGGGAAAATAAATGTTGGTTGAGATAATTAACCTGTGGGATTTTCATATTATGGTTCACACAAGATAGCacaaagtagatggacggttatGATCATCTCTCCATGGATCGATGTGTATGGGCAGAACCCGCAAGTGCGAAACAAAATGACTGAACCCCCACACCACGGTGAGACTGCTACTACAGAAGGTACATTTATTTCTTATAATTCCTTCGCATCCTAAAGAATATGAGAAATGGCAAGTACACTCGCTCCACGTTTGGAAACTAGTAGCACATGCACATCATCTGGTTCGTTGATTAGAAGATCTCTATTTTGTAGATTTCATGCCtacaaaatcaggctgatctgatcatcaggtgggccacatatatacacCCACTGCTACATGGATTAACATCTCTTAAATATTCAATTGCTACGTGCAATAACAACCCTAATTACTgcatcactttggaccctaaatgtggctgatggcccactatgattcttatgatcatttcatgatggggccaatcttcatggaccccatcatgatgtttactttctagatttaaagaggtcatctggacctttcattttggtggagaggtaatctccaccgttgatttttgatcggtgggcccacatgtaatgggacccacttgaattatgttgtgatgtatggaagggagggcccatagtggcggggtccctccatcacacgcgtgcctctctctctctctctctccctctctttttcattttcttatgtgatgatgtggcaatgtggcccacccggatgtaccccacttgatgtatgtcttacccacaccatccgtgcatttggtggcccaccttatatatgtgttgtgccacaaaccatccagcgtccaggacgctggacgtgaattgaaaacaaaaatattagcttgattcaacaagctttggagagggttgtttatgtaggccccaccttgatgtatgactttgatccacgctgtccattatgtttcccaactcattttaggcgttgagccgaaaattgaagccaatcagataatcaagcgggccatacaatagaaaacagtgatttctaccgttcaaatcagttaggacccactttgattttCCTATTCGCCAAAACACATGTAATGGGTTTTCTGTAGCTGAAATACGTTAGTGCTGTTGCCATTGCCCTCAAACTAGGTTCAATGTTGTTATGAGCTGGAATAGTGGGTCACACTAGCATGGAATTATAGCGGTAGGGAGTCCAATGGAAAAAAATAGCAATGATGTCCACAGTTGTGCTAGATAGATACCATAGTATGACCAACCTGATGTGTTTGCATGGCCAGAGTGGGTTAATAGTGCACTCAGTATCCTCTGGTGGAAATTTACAGCAGCAGTATGCGAGAGGCAGAGAACCTATGGACTGGAATTGGTGGATCAAGGTTACGGGGATTGCAGGATGCTCAGATGCATGATACGGGCAGTGATTTAAATATCCGTATCGATGCACATATTggtgcacccttgggatacaaaaacATATCAGTATCACATGGAAATATTGAGAATGCGTTGTTCTTTAAGGGAAAGATTGGGAAATGATGGAATTTCTCAATAGAACTTTACGATATGTTGAAGTAAGCgtgattacacacttagaactaaAAAAATCATAGAAACCATTTATGCACAaacaagtttcctttgtatacggTTCTAAATGACGTGTTCTTTCACAGAAGTGATGCAGTTATACCCAGAATGAGCTCATATAAttaatgaatcatacaataaTAGAAAAACAGATTCCCCTAAAAAAAATCAGAAGGAAATGGATTTTTCTGGAgtttttttgcaaattttttttttttcaaatttctggtAGGGTAATGTACAGCAATGTATCGCATGTATTGGTGATAAGGGAGAATTTTATGAAGGGTTTGTGCCCTATATGTATTGATATATTTCTATATATGGCAATATAGTGCGATATTTTTTGAGATACATGGGAATTTAATGACTTCCCCTGTATATCATATTGACCACATGCAATATTGATAGCATCAgctgatattatcaatatttaAGTCCCTGGGTATAGGAACAAGTATGTGGTTTACCACTTCCGTCAATATGTGGTACACTGGGGTAGGATCATGTGGGTCACTCTAGGGCATGCCATTGAGCATGCATAATTTGGTTATATATCCGAATTCTTTTGAAATGGATATAAGACTAGTCAAACTGAAGGGGAGATTTCATAGGATAGTTATAAGActagccattttttatttttaattttattttttttaaaacacgcgcgcgcgcacccccacacactcacgctagttgaatttcaccacctatggatactcgaacccttgaccaggtgttgaaactccttagagtctaccacccgagcaagagtaaggatccttatagccatgctttatgggacacaATGCTGGGCATTCAAGGAGTAGCATGTTCGTAGGATGAATGTAACTGAAATGAGGATATCGAGATGGATGACTGGCAATACAAGGATGgatatgattaaatgaatgcATTTGCCACACTAGTAGGTAATAAGATTATgtaaagtagacttagatggtttggccatgagCTATGGAGCCCGTTTAGGAGTGAGTTGATTCAAGTTGAAGGATCTAAAAGTGGAAGGCCTGaaaggatgtgggtggtggtaagaaaagatttgaggtcccatggtttagctgaagatatggtccttgataaagtggaatagTGGAACAGGATTTATGTAGCTGATACCAATTTGGTTGGaattaggcttagatgatgatgatttgggtCGGTAAAAATAGCAATCTGGGTCTTAGATTACCCATAATCTGGATCACTTAATAGTTGGTGATTTAGGTAAGGTTCTGGTGGGCCTCTTGTCTGTCCAGCTCTGTTTATTCGTAAAAGATTTTGAAACCTGTAGTCTACTGGCATCTGGACTCAGTTTGAGGGGGGTGCTCAATCCCTCTGTGTAAGTTGCTTTCTTTGGGTGTTATAAGCTAATATCGTTTATTATTCTTGTTATTATCATGATAGTTACCATTAATTATCATTATCTTTTTCATTATTAAAGTCTGAGCTTTCAGGTTACTTGCATCCTTGGTTAGCTATTTATGAACTAGGGTATGAAGAATGATGGGGCTTGTGTACAACAAGCACATGATTCAAAGTGACAGATTTGGGACACAAGTGTTACACAATGAGATCAGAAACTTTATCCTTTCAGCCCTTTCAATGAATTCTTTGCTTGGATTGATGGAAAACTGAATATGAATAGTATGGGAATATTTTAGGTACTCCCTTTATGGCATAATGTAGGTAATATCCTTGGTGCTTACTTCAGACTGATAGCTATACAAACTAAGCAGCTGTTTGTTTACCATTACAGTTTATTCAGATAGACTATTATGGACACATCTGTCCAGGCAAGGCCTGTAAGGATAGGCTTGAACGGAGACGGAGTAATTCTGTtatacttggttttttttttttttttttgtttttgtttttttttttgttttttggtttttttaatcAAACATCCTTGATAATATGGATGGAGTGATTCTGTTATACTGGTTTTTTGTCAAACATCCTGGATAAGGATGGATGGACAAGCATATGCATCTCTTGTAAACATTTGGCACATTGGCTCATTTAGACATGTGACACGCTTGTAGGTTGATACTGGCGTGTGGCACATTGGGGTTGCTTGAAGATGCACAGTGGTACATATGGGTGCTTGAAGATGTATGGTGGTGCATGTGACATATTTATACTTGGGCATTGGCATTGTGAGGTTTGTGAAGGTGGGATGTGGCAGGTGTTGTGCTTTGGTGTGGGGGCACTCGCTTATGAAATATTGGCAATTGTGGAACACGTGTATAAAAATAGCTACTCAGTCATGTACCTTATGAGATATAGGCTAAAACCAACTTTTGGTTTGGATTGCCTTACATACACCAATGGCTGGCTACTTTTTTTTGGACAACCTTACCTTTATTTTCATAGGAATTGGTGTCAGCGCCTCAGCGGTGGCtaaaaaaccatggatttgtGCCTCTTTCTGGACAAGGCTGCCTGAATGGAACTTTTTGGGTAACCAAACTggcactaagggcctgtttggataccaccaaatcagttactttttctacatacagcagtagataagtaacttatttcaaataagtaagtttggtttatgatgagttataagtaactttttttcttAAAAGTGCTTCTCACTtcagctattttattttattattattattattattttttatagcttttctactttttgtaagttgctgaagagaggcatgAGAGAGACGAAAgaaaggagaagctgataagtatgttgtttaccaaatatacttatcttcttaacaaGCAAAAACTAAGACaagttacttgtggcataagtaacttatcttaagcaacttatgatccaaatgagCCCTAAAAGACAAAACCTTTAGGTGTGCTGCTTAGAAAAACGGCATCATTCGAAGAGATTGGTGCGAATGGCTTTTGCATGGTTACGATATTTTCTAAGATATTAAAAGCTACTATAAAATTGTGTTCTCCGTAAGATGCCATGGATTTGACACATAATTGATTATGATTCTACTTTCCTGAGAAAGAACCATCACAATTTTGAGCAAGCCATTTGGTTTGAGAATTCCGTTGCGAATCTATTGGCAAGTTCTTATTGAAATTCTTCAGTTCATTCTGCTGATATAGATTCTGGGAACCATGTATTTCCACGTGTGATTTTTAGAAAACATGATGCTGGGAACATGGTTTTCATTGGAACGTTTACCTGCATTTTGCTTCTTTAATGTGTATATCACTTCCCTTCATAGTGTATCATATATCATATTTTTTTCTTGAGGGTCATACATAAGCATTTTGGTGAATCTTTCAACATCTCAAGGGAAATGCCATGCATCTTTCAACAAGGTGCTCACAACCGACCATCTAAGGTGCAGATAAATGATCATTCTAAATGATTGCATATTGTCCCTGCACAGTGCAAAACCAGTGGAGCACATCATGCATTGTTGTTTCTTGCAAAAATTGGTTGAAGTTCTTTGTACTTTTCTTTGTCAATCGGGTAATAGCTTGTTCAACAGGGGACTTCTTGATTATGTGGCACTTTTGGTAGAAGAGCAACGAAAAAGAGAATCCTATTGTGCCATGCTCTTCTAGTGGAGTTTGGTCTATTTGGAAAGAGTGTAACCATAGGACATTTGGGAATATATTGAGTTGCCCCGATGAGGTCTTTTTGAAGGCTAAGTTGCTAGTGGTTGAGTGGGCTGGGCTACTAACAGCTTTGCTGATGCATCTATTGAGTCCTTCCCAGAAAGTTCAGGGAAGGATTCTCTTTTGTATTGATTGGATAATTTTTCAtcatcagtcttttacattcctatTTGCTTTTTTAAGAATGAAATTGTTGTCACCTTTAAAAAAGTCATGCATCTGCAAACTATCGTAGTTAGAATGCTATTATTTGGCAGTGACTGTCGTGATAACTTTTGTTCTTGGTGCAGGTTTGGGTCGTATTGCTGGAATCCTAACTCTAGAAGTAGAAGATGACAAGGTTCCAGTGGATGCTCTTCAGCAAGTTGGTTCGCAATTGGCAATGCACATTGTAGCAGCAAAACCGTTGTTCTTATCAAAGGAACTTGTTTCTTCTGAAGCAATAGAGAGTGAACGCGACATACTCAAATCTCAGGTATTTCCCTTTTATGATATCTTTTTCTCACTAGAGATGTTTCTTTCACTGAAAAGGCTGAATTGAATTATGACAATGCAATTCCATGATTCCAATGAGAGCGAGATAATCATATTCTTCTGAAAAAGATGTTGTCAATAGCTTGAAGAAAATGATGTTTTGAATACCTTCCATTGCAACACTTGGCTTCTATGCGTGACGGTTTGATGTTTTTCTTGTTGTTATAAGATCATGCAGCAACATCCATTGCAGTGCTGCATTCTAAATCTTTTAACATTCTATTTTCTTCTACAACTAATTGCTCTAACAGTGAGATGCACTAAATCCAGTCATAAGAATGTGTCTTTTGTGGAGCTTTTTTACTTTCAAGGGGATGTTTACTTGGTTCAATTATTGGGCAATATGGATAATATTGTGAAAATTTATACCAATATGAGTATTGGTGatgccaaggtgtcccgtatcggtatcggttggcgtaacggtgtcctccaaaaccgatacggatacgggagcgtaacggtgatacgggggcgtaacggcccgtaatggcgctaaattttttttttttgccaaaaaaatatgaaaaaatatggattaaatccagaatattctaagcattccaaatatgcattcatttataaattgaaacatgtttatggtggtgtaacggtccactctttggtgagaagttgtatcggactgtctgatgaatttatgaaccagataacctgaatttgactacaaaattcatatatttaattttctaactatctactatcaatgatagatatattagaatgaatgtaaaatgaaaatatcttacattaggtgtttgcaattatttttgaggaatttctcgaacatacctgtgcagtgtgcacgtgactgtgatagtgtgattcctgtatattaaaaaataaaaaataaaaaattagtagtgtctgatatactccctgcaacttgattaaggattacttgattggttgtcgggggagctattttaaatacaagttcggcagtgtcaagtgtgtactCGCGATGCCAATAACACTGCTGCTGCAAATACTTgccttaacacaaatatatactcacaatcacagtcaccaccaaaatgaaaatctgtttttttgtgattgctcgacctccacatcatcgtcatcgtcaccatcaggctgaggctgtccaataggtatAGGtactgcatatccataatatccagtgccagaaggaaatactagatcaacgaaactagaggatgactgatcctgactaggcaacgactctgacccggagtaaggatatccaccagtgcccgtcgaatagccatattggtgcccatactcaggctgttgagaatcttgagattgagagtgcgtctgctgtgatgagtaacttggatttggatttggatatctataatcatatggatattgatcgggagggctactctaacatgaatgtgatggaacaggctcagtataaccatcataattcaattgaccataagaatatccatcataataaccaagaccatgagcctgttGATGTTCTGGACctcccggacccggtgcaccactagatgtacccacctcctgctaGCTGTATcatgactcggtacactcataagtccgacctcgtgtaccacctcgtcgatgttcatcgacatcgtgatctgtagacggctatatagggcgctgagcaacaccagaagtgccaacACCAGGGGCAGGGGAGTCATCgtcatcatccgacacggtcacgctaccactgcttgtactcttttgttgatcttgagccgtatccgTATGTGGCATAAATGCtacccctcttactgggtccaacacatctgcacgactctcttgttgcgctctgcgtatttctgggtcatcaattttcaattcttcactatcctcttcaatttgctttttccttatttccaaccaaggtagaagtgggtcatccttatcataaatattgtccaagtttattggatagtagtctccgtcatcagcagctgtaatgctcctatgatgtcgtcgcattcttagttttatattgtagtgcatgaagacaagtctatctaatgttctagtctgcaatctattcctattctttgaatgaatgagcgcaaaacaactctaattcctttcgcagctagaggaagatgctgtctggctcaaaacttttactgcaattttttagagagccttcgtactctctccgaaattaatccaccattcggccggttgcaatctagatactgcatgctgtgaaAAAGCATCTCCAaggctaccaaggcgatttccaaatatATCTAATTTATTCAATGTCTTTATTTAAaaatctaagtcaggctctaatctctttatcacatttttttagcccgacacgaacttcatcatccgcaacaaatgattgagcATATCTATAcataggatttaggtagtaacctgctgcataaAGATCGTGATAgagttgttttgtccatctcttgtcgatcatcttccaataagtctcccaacttctacaatcacgttgaattgcaaactttgccttatccatggcatcatataggaagcccatggtaggtgcttcatcggattcaacaagacggagtaccctcattagtggctccatcacctttaggatcgccttgaccttcttccaatatttagtctcgtatggtgttcgcaacttttactggtgtccctgatgtcttcttcccatgttttgtgttgagccattctcgggaagcgagcatctcactcaactcttccctatgctggaataaactctctaatgctataaagtttgttgcgaatctagtcgccgcaggcctcaacaactctcgtccgttcgtgaactttctcattattgcaactacttgattatggttgtaaataaacgccgtcacttcccttgccctttcgaccatttcctcaacattcttcttcttcccaatatcttccaatataagatcaatacaatgggcagcacatggtgaccaaaaaagatgttttctcttatccatcaacatgtcctgcaagcttatatgttgcttcattatctgtcacaatctgcactatattctcctctccaatctcgtccacaactttatccattagtccattaatataagtagaattttttgttgcctctgaggcatcaattgacttgtggtatatagttcctaagtggcagtataccatgaagttgatcatgctgcgtctggttgggccagtccaaccatcacacatgattgtgcatcctctggtTTGCCAtataggtttaaaggtagccacgtatgctttcacatctgcatactctgcatctgtccatttccccctaatctccttagccgtgggagcttttattcctttacCTGCTTTTGCTGTTGCAtc is a genomic window containing:
- the LOC131255368 gene encoding elongation factor Ts, mitochondrial-like → MTEPPHHGETATTEVTVVITFVLGAGLGRIAGILTLEVEDDKVPVDALQQVGSQLAMHIVAAKPLFLSKELVSSEAIESERDILKSQAETTGKSQMAIEKMVEGRLRKYLEEVVLLEQKFVINDSINVKSVLNDLSKEVGSSVNIGKFYRMEVGEGIQRLETSGASEVMAQAA